One Candidatus Ancaeobacter aquaticus DNA segment encodes these proteins:
- the pgl gene encoding 6-phosphogluconolactonase, whose translation MSAENKIIQIVPDRNSLIDAALTTWKETAAEAIEEKGYFTVALSGGSTPIPLYQKCATLKKELPWKDTYIFQVDERYVGIDHDDNNYKSIYENMVKPLGIIPAHVVRVPVENNTAENAARGYEDAIKEFFCARNIQFPRFDLMFLGIGGDGHTASLFPGLTSLSERKRWVVSVKNDTVNHERITLTFPVLNQAKHIVFLMSGKDKAYQVVKVLKNTACDLPAALIRLQDGIVTYLVDKEAAWYM comes from the coding sequence GTGAGCGCGGAAAACAAAATAATTCAAATTGTACCTGACCGCAATAGTCTTATTGATGCGGCACTTACCACCTGGAAAGAAACGGCTGCAGAAGCAATTGAAGAAAAAGGATATTTCACTGTCGCGTTATCCGGCGGAAGTACACCTATTCCATTATATCAGAAATGTGCAACACTCAAAAAAGAGCTTCCCTGGAAAGATACCTATATTTTTCAAGTTGACGAACGATATGTTGGCATTGATCATGATGATAATAACTATAAATCAATATATGAGAATATGGTAAAACCTCTTGGCATTATTCCTGCACATGTTGTGCGCGTACCGGTAGAAAACAATACTGCTGAAAATGCTGCACGAGGATATGAAGATGCTATAAAAGAATTTTTCTGTGCGCGCAATATACAGTTTCCCCGGTTTGATCTTATGTTTCTTGGGATTGGTGGTGATGGACATACTGCATCACTTTTTCCGGGACTGACATCACTTAGTGAACGAAAAAGGTGGGTCGTTTCAGTTAAAAACGATACCGTGAACCATGAGCGCATTACACTTACTTTTCCGGTACTGAATCAGGCAAAGCACATTGTCTTTCTCATGAGCGGCAAAGATAAAGCTTATCAGGTGGTAAAAGTATTAAAAAACACCGCGTGTGATTTACCTGCGGCGTTGATTCGCCTGCAAGATGGAATAGTGACTTATTTGGTAGATAAAGAAGCTGCTTGGTATATGTGA
- a CDS encoding 1-phosphofructokinase family hexose kinase, producing the protein MKTSILTITLNPAIDKTLIVPHFKIGNESREQGLTLSAGGKGLNVSRVLKHLGLANTAAGFAGGSHATFLKRQLTEEKIHYYFCPIENNSRTSVTIIDPLGNTITRIMENGPVISAKEAAAFMQRIREIIPNYHYIVISGKNAPGLPDTMYADLLGVAKKHNLFTVLDTSGKPYACGLKKKPFMIAPNLKEAEEATGNTSLTLKKIKQTLVGFHRAGIKIATVTMGPRGAMAYNGKEMLHAIPPRVDRKNPVGCGDAFIAGFIASHAEGNDFAKNVRMATACGTANVLSIKPGLVTPRVVKQIFKEVQVKAVTL; encoded by the coding sequence ATGAAAACATCTATTCTTACGATAACATTAAATCCGGCTATCGATAAAACACTCATCGTTCCACATTTCAAAATTGGTAATGAATCTCGTGAACAAGGACTTACTCTGAGTGCCGGCGGTAAAGGCCTGAACGTATCGCGCGTATTGAAACATCTTGGATTAGCAAACACTGCCGCGGGCTTTGCGGGCGGGTCTCATGCGACATTCTTAAAAAGACAGCTTACAGAAGAAAAAATACATTACTATTTCTGCCCCATAGAAAATAATTCCCGTACCAGTGTTACGATTATTGATCCATTGGGAAATACAATTACCCGTATCATGGAAAACGGGCCCGTTATATCAGCTAAAGAAGCGGCAGCTTTCATGCAACGGATTAGGGAGATTATTCCCAATTACCACTATATTGTTATATCCGGCAAGAACGCTCCCGGCCTCCCTGATACAATGTACGCCGATCTTTTAGGTGTCGCCAAGAAACACAACTTGTTCACCGTGCTTGATACGAGCGGCAAGCCATATGCATGCGGCCTCAAGAAAAAACCGTTTATGATCGCGCCAAATCTTAAGGAAGCCGAGGAGGCAACAGGAAACACATCGCTTACCCTGAAAAAAATAAAACAGACGTTAGTTGGTTTTCACCGGGCTGGCATTAAGATCGCTACCGTCACTATGGGCCCACGCGGCGCAATGGCATACAACGGAAAAGAAATGCTCCATGCGATTCCTCCCCGCGTAGACAGAAAAAATCCTGTCGGATGCGGAGATGCATTCATCGCAGGATTTATTGCCTCACATGCTGAAGGGAATGACTTTGCTAAAAATGTCCGTATGGCTACCGCATGCGGGACTGCAAACGTGTTGAGCATAAAACCAGGCCTTGTAACACCGCGGGTCGTGAAACAAATCTTTAAAGAGGTACAGGTAAAAGCAGTTACACTATAA